The DNA sequence GCCGGTCAGCAGTTCCAACAGCAGGTCGCCGAGCAGTGGTTGACGCGACGAATCCTGCGCGCGGCCCTGCGCTGCGGCCTGCGCGTCGGCCTTCTCGGGAGCCGCCCCGCCCGGCGTCGAGCGCCGCGCGGTGGCTCCGGCCGAGCCTCGGCGCTGCGCCTGCGCGACCACGGGCTCGTCCTGCGTCTGCTCCGGCAGCCGGGAGGCGCCCGCGAAGCCCTCGTACCGCTCGGCGAGGGTGAGGATGTCCGTCAGGAGGGTCTCCTCCTGCTTCAGCAGCTCGATCTTCTTCGCCAGCTCTTCCTGACGCCTGCGGTTCTCCGTGAGTTCCGACGCGACCTGTTCCACGTACCGCGACCGGAGCTTGGCGGCTGATCGGCTGCTCACAACCGTTCACTCCCTCGATCTGGATGATGCTGCGCATCGTACCCACGCGGAGGAAGCGACGTGGTCGGGTCACACGTGTGACCACCGCCCGGGCCGGGTGAGTCAACCGGTCACGGCGGGCGCGGTCTTCTTCCGTGCGCGGTAGGCCGCGGCCTTGATCTTGTTGCCGCAGGACTCCATGCCGCACCACTGGCGCCGCAGGCCGCGGGAGCGATCGACGTAGACCCGGGTGCACTCCGGGTTGCCGCACTCCTTCAGGAGCGGGACGTCCGGTCCGCTGAGCAGTTCGACGGCCTGCCGGGCGACGGTCGCCAGGGCCTGCGCGGGGGTCGCCTCGTTGTGCCGCCCGGCCGGTGAGAGCTGGGGCGTCACCGGGGTCTCGCGGGCCGCGCCGTTGAGCACGGCGAGCGCCTCGCGGTCGAACTCCTCGCCGAGGCGGCGGTTGGTGAGGAGCCGGTAGACGGCCTCGCGGACGGTGACCGCCGCCCGCACGTCCTCCTCGACGCCGGGCGTGATCGTGTCGACGAGCCCGGATTCGAGGTACCACGCGTTCAGCCGCCCCGGGGTCACGAACATCTCGAACCGCGCCGAGCGCCGTGCACGGAGCGTGGCCGCGAAGTCGAGGGCCGGATGTCCGCAGACGAAGACGTGGTCGAGATTCACATCACCATCCTGGCAGGTGACTGTCGGACGGTGCAAGAATCGCCACCGCCCCCGGCCCTCTCCTTACCTCCCGCAGCCGCCTTCGAGGCGGACCGTGCGGCCCTGCCACCGCCGCCGCAGCCAGCGGTCGTGGCTCGCGAGGACGATCGCGCCCGGGCCACTGCCCAGGGCCTCCTCCAGAGGTGGTTGGTGGGTTCGTCGAGCAGCAGCAACTGGGGCGGGCGGGCCACGAGGAGGGCCAGGGCGAGCCGTCGCCGCTGCCCGACGGGCAGCCGGTCGACGGGTGTGTCCAGGTCCTCCGCGCGCAGCAGGCCGAGCGAGCCGAGCGGCACCTTCTCGGCCCGCGCAGGGCCCGGCGACAGCGCGTAGGTGTCGCGCGCCGTGCGGTCGGGCCGGTCGAACACGGTGTCCTGGTCGAGCAGCCCCGCCGTCAGGTGACGCCG is a window from the Streptomyces spectabilis genome containing:
- a CDS encoding BlaI/MecI/CopY family transcriptional regulator, whose amino-acid sequence is MSSRSAAKLRSRYVEQVASELTENRRRQEELAKKIELLKQEETLLTDILTLAERYEGFAGASRLPEQTQDEPVVAQAQRRGSAGATARRSTPGGAAPEKADAQAAAQGRAQDSSRQPLLGDLLLELLTGHDEPRPAKELRDELLAQHPGRNPTPQVVRNTLESLVAKGRVERHKQQRSVLYTPVTSGGTD
- a CDS encoding CGNR zinc finger domain-containing protein; this encodes MNLDHVFVCGHPALDFAATLRARRSARFEMFVTPGRLNAWYLESGLVDTITPGVEEDVRAAVTVREAVYRLLTNRRLGEEFDREALAVLNGAARETPVTPQLSPAGRHNEATPAQALATVARQAVELLSGPDVPLLKECGNPECTRVYVDRSRGLRRQWCGMESCGNKIKAAAYRARKKTAPAVTG